Proteins encoded together in one Musa acuminata AAA Group cultivar baxijiao chromosome BXJ3-6, Cavendish_Baxijiao_AAA, whole genome shotgun sequence window:
- the LOC135640308 gene encoding peroxidase 2-like produces MAFFTRSFLALSLLSLLACAATGKLSASFYDDTCPSLQSIVRSAMSQAVSSKRRTGASILRLFFHDCFVNGCDASILLVGGERNAPPNKDSVRGFDVIAAIKSQVEAACRATVSCADILALAARDAVALLGGPSWQVLLGRRDARTANETATRDLPSPFVDLSNLTSSFDHKGFSAQDMTALSGAHTIGIARCPSFRDRIYHDANIDPDFAALLRQSCPPKGGDDNPAPLDLQTPDLFDNKYYENLLSGRGLLHSDQELFNGGSQDELVSYYVLNETLFFEHFAAAMVKMGNISPLTGSSGEVRLNCSEVN; encoded by the exons ATGGCCTTCTTCACCAGGAGCTTCCTtgccctctctctcctctctctgctTGCTTGCGCTGCCACCGGGAAGCTGTCGGCGTCGTTCTACGACGACACATGCCCGAGCTTGCAGAGCATTGTGCGATCGGCCATGTCCCAGGCCGTGAGCAGCAAGCGGAGGACGGGCGCTTCCATCCTCAGGCTCTTCTTCCACGACTGCTTCGTCAAC GGCTGCGACGCGTCGATTCTTCTCGTTGGTGGCGAGAGGAACGCGCCACCGAACAAAGACTCCGTGCGTGGATTCGACGTCATAGCTGCCATCAAATCCCAGGTGGAAGCCGCGTGCAGAGCGACGGTGTCCTGCGCCGACATCTTGGCCCTGGCAGCACGAGACGCGGTGGCTTTG CTCGGAGGACCGAGTTGGCAGGTGCTGCTAGGCCGCAGGGACGCGAGGACGGCGAACGAGACGGCCACCAGAGACCTCCCGTCGCCATTCGTCGACCTTTCCAACCTCACCTCGTCGTTCGATCACAAGGGCTTCAGTGCGCAGGACATGACTGCTCTCTCCGGGGCGCACACCATCGGCATCGCCCGGTGTCCCAGCTTTCGCGACCGCATCTACCATGACGCCAACATCGACCCCGACTTCGCGGCCCTCCTCAGGCAGAGTTGCCCTCCGAAGGGTGGCGACGATAACCCGGCTCCTCTGGACCTCCAAACTCCCGACCTTTTTGACAACAAGTACTACGAAAACCTTCTCTCTGGTCGCGGCCTCCTCCACTCGGACCAGGAGCTCTTCAATGGAGGTTCACAAGATGAACTGGTGAGCTATTACGTTCTCAACGAGACGCTCTTCTTCGAGCATTTTGCCGCGGCAATGGTGAAGATGGGTAACATCTCGCCGCTCACCGGATCGAGCGGCGAGGTTCGATTGAACTGCAGCGAGGTGAACTGA
- the LOC135640307 gene encoding peroxidase P7-like — protein sequence MGSVCNGFLLVAAVVWVVVSSGGAQAQLSPAFYATTCPNLQGVIRSVMTQAVGRDPRMGASILRLFFHDCFVNGCDASVLLDDTPTMIGEKNAMGNANSLRGYEVIDAIKSRVEAACRSTVSCADILALAARDAVTLLGGPSWTVPLGRRDARTASMAAANANLPPASDSIGNLVARFASKGLSLRDLTALSGAHTVGAARCSSFRPHVYRDANVDPGFAMFRRRICPASGGDSNLSPLDPTSPNRFDVSYYRDLMARRGLLHSDQELFNGGPADNLVRLYSSNGGAFNRDFAAAMVKMGNIGPLTGSAGEIRLNCRRAN from the exons ATGGGCTCGGTCTGCAATGGCTTCCTCCTCGTGGCGGCGGTGGTGTGGGTGGTGGTGTCCAGCGGCGGAGCGCAGGCGCAGCTGTCGCCGGCGTTCTACGCGACGACGTGCCCCAACTTGCAGGGCGTGATAAGGTCGGTGATGACGCAGGCCGTCGGCCGGGACCCCCGCATGGGCGCCTCCATCCTCCGCCTCTTCTTCCATGACTGCTTCGTCAAC GGCTGCGATGCATCCGTCCTTCTGGATGACACGCCGACGATGATCGGCGAGAAGAACGCCATGGGCAACGCGAACTCCCTCCGCGGATACGAGGTCATCGACGCCATCAAATCCCGGGTGGAGGCGGCGTGCCGGTCGACGGTGTCCTGCGCCGACATCCTCGCCCTCGCTGCCCGCGACGCAGTCACCCTG CTCGGAGGGCCGTCGTGGACGGTGCCGCTGGGCCGTCGAGACGCGAGGACCGCGAGCATGGCCGCGGCGAACGCCAACCTCCCGCCGGCCTCCGACAGCATCGGCAACCTCGTCGCTAGGTTCGCCTCCAAGGGCCTCAGCCTGCGGGACCTGACGGCGCTCTCCGGCGCGCACACCGTCGGTGCAGCGAGGTGCAGCAGCTTCCGGCCCCACGTCTACCGCGACGCCAACGTCGACCCCGGGTTCGCGATGTTCAGGCGGCGGATCTGCCCGGCGTCAGGCGGCGACTCCAACCTCTCCCCGCTCGACCCCACGAGCCCCAACCGCTTCGACGTCAGCTACTACCGGGACCTGATGGCCCGGAGGGGGCTGCTGCACTCCGACCAGGAGCTCTTCAACGGCGGGCCGGCGGACAACCTTGTGCGGCTCTACAGCTCCAACGGCGGGGCCTTTAACAGGGACTTCGCGGCGGCCATGGTGAAGATGGGCAACATCGGCCCCTTGACAGGGTCAGCTGGGGAGATCAGACTTAACTGCCGGAGGGCCAACTGA